From Sphingomonas nostoxanthinifaciens, a single genomic window includes:
- a CDS encoding TrbI/VirB10 family protein, whose translation MSSTKQPTRLILHPLDRIDPRAILDDRALIEASNNAYPIVAQARRRKDGAGLLAGSGIALLLGGLTFWSMSGHRTARPAPPPRITPAQAFIVPGKKPVVAPPSSLLLPSVPSVANQMALAPNEARQPAPIMVFDTSSAPLPAPVASAAPAVMPNAPAAPRTANVGSGENEQFAARAGDGEVQVASAHRLTNPAQTVTQGTLIAAVLETAIDTDLPGYARALVSRDVRSFDGSQVLIPRSSRLIGQYKSGLAAGQTRAYIIWTRIIRPDGVSVALGSPAVDFSGSAGLTGKVDGHFMKRFGSAVLLTVVGGVGALASSGTSVVLSSGGQSAASVAAQRDTAIPPTIRVAQGQPIRIFTARDLDFSTVGTEGVGE comes from the coding sequence ATGAGCAGCACGAAGCAACCGACCCGGCTGATCCTGCATCCGCTGGATCGGATCGATCCGCGCGCGATACTGGACGATCGGGCGCTGATCGAGGCGAGCAACAATGCCTATCCGATCGTCGCGCAGGCGCGGCGGCGCAAGGATGGGGCGGGGCTGCTCGCCGGCAGCGGCATCGCGCTCCTGCTGGGCGGGCTGACGTTCTGGTCGATGAGCGGCCACCGCACCGCCCGCCCTGCGCCGCCGCCCCGGATCACCCCGGCACAGGCATTCATCGTGCCGGGCAAGAAGCCCGTTGTCGCGCCGCCTTCGTCACTGCTGCTGCCGTCGGTTCCCTCGGTTGCGAACCAGATGGCGCTCGCGCCCAACGAGGCGCGCCAGCCCGCGCCGATCATGGTGTTCGACACGAGCAGCGCGCCGCTTCCGGCGCCGGTCGCGTCGGCGGCTCCGGCGGTCATGCCGAACGCACCGGCCGCGCCACGCACCGCCAATGTCGGCAGCGGCGAGAACGAGCAGTTCGCCGCCCGCGCCGGCGATGGCGAGGTGCAGGTGGCGAGCGCGCACCGGCTGACCAATCCGGCCCAGACGGTGACGCAGGGCACGCTGATCGCGGCGGTACTCGAAACCGCGATCGATACCGATCTGCCGGGCTATGCCCGCGCGCTCGTCAGCCGCGACGTGCGCTCGTTCGACGGCAGCCAGGTGCTGATCCCGCGATCGTCGCGGCTGATCGGCCAGTATAAATCGGGTCTCGCCGCCGGCCAGACGCGCGCCTACATCATCTGGACGCGGATCATCCGGCCCGACGGCGTGTCGGTCGCACTCGGCTCGCCCGCGGTCGATTTTTCGGGCAGCGCTGGTCTGACCGGCAAGGTCGACGGGCATTTCATGAAGCGCTTCGGTTCGGCGGTGCTGCTGACGGTGGTCGGCGGTGTCGGCGCGCTGGCGAGCAGCGGCACGTCGGTGGTCCTGTCCTCCGGCGGGCAGAGCGCGGCGTCGGTCGCTGCCCAACGCGACACCGCAATCCCGCCGACGATCCGTGTGGCGCAGGGGCAGCCGATCCGGATCTTCACCGCGCGCGACCTCGATTTCTCGACCGTGGGCACGGAGGGCGTCGGCGAATGA
- the virB11 gene encoding P-type DNA transfer ATPase VirB11 — protein MTATLHALDEPNVFLGAYLAPFRPWLEREDVTEILINQPGEAWIEHGGAVHMERFALPDVDDRHIKRLAEQIARASHQGINREQPLLGATLPDGARVQFVAPSATRGHWAMAIRRHRMLDMPLDAYAGDGATPETPAPMPDRRADPVAFLRRMVRDRRTILVSGGTSSGKTTFLNALLAEVPAHERIVLVEDTPEIRLRAANGLGLVAVKGELGEARVTTDNLLQAALRLRPDRIVLGELRGVEAVSFLRAINTGHPGSFTTIHANSAAGALEQLALMVMQAGLGLGRADTIAYARSMIDVIVQLDRVGGRRRIADIHCVTSAASTTELLPPQQKGF, from the coding sequence ATGACCGCCACGCTGCATGCGCTCGACGAACCGAATGTCTTCCTCGGTGCCTATCTCGCGCCGTTCCGGCCGTGGCTGGAACGCGAGGATGTCACCGAGATCCTGATCAACCAGCCGGGCGAGGCGTGGATCGAGCATGGCGGCGCCGTGCACATGGAGCGGTTCGCGCTGCCGGACGTCGACGATCGGCACATCAAGCGTTTGGCCGAGCAGATTGCGCGCGCCAGCCACCAGGGGATCAACCGCGAGCAGCCATTGCTGGGGGCGACCCTGCCCGATGGCGCGCGCGTCCAGTTCGTCGCGCCGTCGGCCACGCGCGGCCATTGGGCGATGGCGATCCGCCGCCACCGCATGCTCGACATGCCGCTCGACGCCTATGCCGGCGATGGCGCGACGCCTGAAACGCCCGCTCCCATGCCGGACCGGCGCGCCGACCCCGTCGCCTTCCTGCGCAGGATGGTGCGTGATCGCCGCACCATCCTGGTGAGTGGGGGCACGTCGTCGGGCAAGACGACCTTTCTCAACGCATTGCTGGCCGAGGTGCCCGCACACGAACGGATCGTCCTCGTCGAGGACACCCCCGAGATCCGGCTGCGCGCCGCCAATGGCCTCGGCCTCGTCGCGGTCAAGGGCGAGCTGGGCGAGGCGCGCGTCACCACCGACAACCTGCTGCAGGCCGCGCTGCGGTTGCGGCCGGACCGGATCGTACTGGGCGAGCTGCGGGGCGTGGAGGCAGTCAGCTTCCTGCGCGCGATCAACACCGGCCATCCCGGCTCGTTCACCACCATCCACGCCAATTCGGCCGCGGGCGCGCTGGAGCAATTGGCGCTGATGGTCATGCAGGCCGGCCTCGGCCTCGGTCGCGCCGACACCATCGCCTACGCCCGATCGATGATCGACGTGATCGTCCAGCTCGATCGCGTCGGCGGCCGGCGCCGCATTGCCGACATTCACTGCGTAACCAGCGCCGCGTCCACCACCGAACTACTCCCACCTCAACAGAAGGGGTTCTGA
- a CDS encoding DeoR/GlpR family DNA-binding transcription regulator, which yields MARTLTGSSSDTPSPAGSAEIVAARHRRILDLARHAGSVTVEQLAESLAVTPQTIRKDLNILARQSMLSRVHGGAMITSGVDNIAYDTRRTVATREKAAIGAAAARLIPNGASLFINIGTTTEAVAAHLGDHRDLMVISNNLNVVDMLAGHKGIEMIVVGGRIRAHDRAVVGALAMEFINHFKVDFALIGASAIDRDGTLLDFDVDEVKVSQTIIRNAREVILVADSSKIGRPAPVRIGNVTDMDFLVTDDRADAALLALCERSDVRVIKTKA from the coding sequence ATGGCGCGGACGCTGACGGGCTCGTCTTCCGACACGCCGAGCCCGGCGGGATCGGCCGAGATCGTCGCCGCGCGCCATCGCCGGATCCTCGATCTTGCGCGCCACGCAGGCAGCGTCACGGTCGAGCAGCTTGCCGAAAGCCTCGCCGTCACGCCGCAGACGATCCGCAAGGATCTGAACATCCTCGCGCGCCAGAGCATGTTGTCGCGCGTGCATGGCGGCGCGATGATCACGTCGGGCGTCGACAATATCGCCTACGATACGCGACGGACTGTCGCCACGCGCGAGAAGGCGGCGATCGGCGCCGCGGCGGCGAGGCTCATCCCCAACGGCGCGTCGCTGTTCATCAACATCGGCACGACGACCGAGGCGGTCGCGGCGCATCTGGGCGATCATCGCGACCTGATGGTGATCTCCAACAACCTCAACGTCGTCGACATGCTGGCCGGGCATAAGGGGATCGAGATGATCGTCGTCGGCGGCCGGATCCGCGCGCATGATCGCGCCGTCGTCGGCGCGCTCGCCATGGAGTTCATCAACCACTTCAAGGTCGATTTCGCCCTGATCGGCGCCTCCGCGATCGACCGCGACGGGACGTTGCTCGATTTCGACGTGGACGAGGTGAAGGTGTCGCAGACCATCATCCGCAACGCCCGCGAAGTCATCCTGGTCGCGGACTCGTCGAAGATCGGCCGCCCCGCGCCCGTCCGGATCGGCAACGTCACCGACATGGATTTCCTCGTGACGGACGATCGGGCCGACGCCGCATTGCTTGCACTTTGCGAAAGAAGCGACGTGCGGGTGATCAAGACGAAGGCCTAA
- a CDS encoding type IV secretion system protein: MSGCPALIGGEGGAALSAALRSVDCQTGEATAFAFGRLFGADGRLLPALTLLLTLYVAFFAIGLLTGRTRVGIGTLTPRMMTLGLVLTFATSWAAYQNVVWTLATGAPDQIAGVLTGARGSATTAFADRLDGLFTIVSDAADAASRPAAPSATGITPATPMAGGFTAATVLSLSSVMLMLGTVGVLVTSKIALAAMLALGPVFITLALFGPTRGLFEGWLKAVVLFAVTPLLAVLIGGGAVIALAPVARAVAMEGAEPSSRLVGVLFLGAAVYLALMVMALRTATTLVGGWRLPGTARERGDDRAQTGTQIAAVSPAASSSAIVSSSTHADDRVRALVTGLRSSDPAGAIVAAGPVSSQHRSAQVISINGTPAPTIATDMRVHGVGARFRPRALPAPAIGKGRLA, translated from the coding sequence ATGAGCGGGTGCCCGGCCTTGATCGGTGGCGAGGGCGGCGCTGCGCTGTCGGCAGCTTTGCGCAGCGTCGACTGCCAGACGGGGGAGGCGACCGCCTTCGCCTTCGGCCGCTTGTTCGGCGCCGACGGGCGGCTGCTGCCGGCGCTGACCCTGCTGCTGACGCTCTACGTCGCTTTCTTCGCGATCGGCCTGCTCACCGGCCGCACGCGCGTCGGCATCGGCACGCTGACGCCGCGCATGATGACGCTGGGACTCGTGCTGACCTTCGCGACATCGTGGGCGGCCTATCAGAACGTCGTGTGGACGCTGGCGACCGGCGCGCCCGACCAGATTGCGGGCGTCCTGACAGGGGCTCGCGGCTCCGCCACCACCGCCTTCGCCGATCGCCTGGATGGCTTGTTCACGATTGTGTCCGACGCCGCCGACGCCGCCAGCCGCCCCGCTGCGCCGAGCGCGACCGGCATCACGCCCGCGACGCCGATGGCGGGCGGCTTCACCGCGGCGACGGTGCTGTCGCTATCCTCCGTGATGCTGATGCTCGGTACGGTCGGCGTGCTCGTCACCAGCAAGATCGCGCTTGCGGCGATGCTCGCGCTCGGCCCGGTGTTCATCACGCTGGCGCTGTTCGGTCCGACGCGCGGCCTGTTCGAGGGCTGGCTGAAGGCCGTGGTGCTGTTTGCGGTCACGCCGTTGCTCGCGGTGCTGATCGGGGGCGGGGCGGTGATCGCGCTCGCGCCGGTCGCGCGTGCGGTCGCGATGGAGGGGGCCGAGCCGTCCAGCCGGCTCGTCGGCGTGCTGTTCCTCGGCGCGGCGGTCTATCTCGCGCTGATGGTGATGGCGCTCCGCACCGCCACGACCCTCGTCGGCGGGTGGCGCCTGCCCGGGACGGCGCGCGAGCGCGGCGACGATCGGGCGCAGACCGGCACACAAATCGCGGCCGTGTCGCCGGCAGCTTCCTCCTCAGCGATCGTCTCCAGCTCGACCCATGCCGATGACCGCGTGCGGGCGCTGGTGACAGGGCTGCGATCGTCGGACCCCGCCGGCGCCATCGTCGCGGCGGGGCCGGTCTCCAGCCAGCATCGATCGGCGCAGGTGATCTCCATCAACGGCACGCCCGCGCCCACGATCGCCACTGACATGCGGGTTCACGGCGTGGGCGCGCGCTTCCGTCCTCGGGCGCTGCCCGCGCCGGCCATCGGCAAAGGGAGGCTCGCATGA
- a CDS encoding outer membrane protein, with product MRTSTLLGLLAAVAAAPAAQAFDFGMPSTFRGFRVEGNVGGDRFQSQAIHTDKFGYGGTAGFDGVFADRIVVGAEASYWTANKGSENNSAGLNGGLVHDKSFEEFGGAIRAGYLITPKLLIFGKGGYVNSEQRKSFNPTTNLFYVNGNIVGPERGYYNHIHTDGFQGGGGVEYSLTDMFYVNAQYVYSGYADHTARQRIMAGAGVRFK from the coding sequence ATGCGTACGTCCACTTTGCTCGGCCTGCTCGCCGCCGTCGCCGCCGCGCCTGCGGCCCAAGCCTTCGACTTCGGCATGCCGAGTACGTTCCGCGGCTTTCGTGTGGAGGGCAATGTCGGTGGCGATCGGTTCCAGTCGCAGGCGATCCACACGGACAAGTTCGGTTATGGCGGCACCGCCGGCTTCGACGGCGTGTTCGCCGATCGCATCGTCGTTGGCGCGGAGGCGAGCTACTGGACCGCCAACAAGGGCAGTGAGAATAACTCGGCCGGTCTCAACGGCGGTCTCGTCCACGATAAATCGTTCGAGGAGTTTGGCGGCGCGATCCGCGCGGGCTACCTGATCACGCCCAAGCTGCTGATCTTCGGCAAGGGCGGCTACGTCAACAGCGAGCAGCGCAAGAGCTTCAACCCGACGACCAACCTGTTCTACGTCAACGGCAACATCGTCGGTCCGGAGCGTGGATATTACAACCACATCCACACCGATGGTTTCCAAGGTGGCGGCGGTGTCGAATACAGCCTGACCGACATGTTCTACGTGAACGCCCAATATGTCTATTCGGGCTATGCCGATCATACGGCGCGTCAGCGGATCATGGCGGGCGCGGGCGTAAGGTTCAAATAA
- a CDS encoding TrbG/VirB9 family P-type conjugative transfer protein, with protein sequence MIRPSQLLALLAISFAVPALADPRITTRLYEASNVVTLHGRTGVESTIAFAPEERIENIAVGNSSTWQVTPNKRANLLFVKPSSARARSNMTVVTDQRTYLFDLVSSPNTAPVYMLRFSYPVPLTPVAATSPPPAPPVTVVAVNQPAAPDPTPPDLHFDWHGKGDRALLPARSFDDGRATYLSWAKDATLPAILARGPNGAEGPVNYTVAGDYIVVDGVPAELILRTGRQMATITAPARQAPASTQTASAQR encoded by the coding sequence ATGATCCGGCCGTCGCAGCTGCTCGCGCTGCTCGCCATAAGTTTCGCGGTCCCGGCCCTGGCCGATCCGCGGATCACGACGCGCCTCTACGAGGCGAGCAACGTCGTGACGCTCCACGGCCGGACCGGCGTCGAGTCGACCATCGCCTTCGCACCCGAAGAGCGGATCGAGAATATCGCGGTCGGCAATTCCAGCACATGGCAGGTGACGCCGAACAAGCGCGCCAACCTGCTGTTCGTGAAGCCGTCGAGCGCACGCGCGCGCAGCAACATGACGGTCGTCACCGACCAGCGCACCTATCTGTTCGATCTGGTCAGCAGCCCGAATACGGCGCCGGTTTACATGCTGCGCTTCAGCTATCCGGTGCCCCTGACACCGGTCGCCGCCACGTCGCCGCCACCTGCGCCGCCGGTCACCGTGGTGGCGGTGAACCAGCCCGCCGCACCCGATCCCACGCCCCCGGATCTCCATTTCGACTGGCATGGCAAGGGTGATCGCGCGCTTCTGCCCGCGCGATCGTTCGACGACGGCCGCGCGACCTATCTGTCGTGGGCGAAGGACGCGACCTTGCCGGCCATCCTCGCGCGCGGACCGAACGGTGCCGAGGGGCCGGTGAACTACACCGTCGCGGGCGACTATATCGTCGTCGACGGCGTCCCGGCCGAATTGATCCTGCGCACCGGCCGCCAGATGGCGACGATCACCGCGCCCGCGCGGCAGGCGCCGGCCTCTACCCAAACCGCGAGTGCGCAACGATGA